The following coding sequences lie in one Panicum virgatum strain AP13 chromosome 6N, P.virgatum_v5, whole genome shotgun sequence genomic window:
- the LOC120679745 gene encoding cytochrome P450 76M5-like: protein MQTELWLLWATLAVSLLYYLSSLRRGADASRLPPRPRPLPVVGNLLDLRGHLHHTLARLARTHGPVMHLRLGFTTAVVVSSRDAAREAFTKHDKRLAARAVPDAARALGFSERSMIWLPSSDPRWKALRGIVAAHVFSPRSLAAVRGVRERKVRDLVGYLRGRAGREVDVGEAVYGGVLNLMSSAFFSIDVVDVGGQSAQGLRELVEAIDESIAKPNVSDLLPFLRRLDLQGWRRWAGRRYEEIFRFLDGIIDRRLAEASSSRDTHGDFLDALVELLSTGKITRDNLTTILYDVFAAGSDTIAITVEWAMAELLRNPSTMARVRAELDAAFGSKATVEEPDAASLPYLQAVVKEAMRLHPVAPILLPHLAVEDGVGVGGYTVRKGSTVIFNAWAIMRDPGVWERPDEFLPERFLDKAAGVEFRGKDFEFIPFGAGRRLCPGLPMAERVVPHIVASLLHGFDWRLPVGVSPKQLDLNFSERFTTVNVLAVPLRAVPVVRT from the coding sequence ATGCAGACCGAGCTCTGGCTGCTGTGGGCGACGCTCGCCGTCTCGCTCCTCTACTACCTGAGCAGCCTGAGACGCGGCGCGGATGCTTCGCGGCTGCCGCCGAGACCCAGGCCGCTCCCGGTCGTCGGCAACCTCCTCGACCTACGcggccacctccaccacacgctcgctcgcctcgcgcgCACCCACGGCCCCGTCATGCACCTTCGGCTGGGGTTCACCACGGCCGTCGTCGTCTCCTCGCGCgacgcggcgagggaggcgttCACCAAGCACGACAagcgcctcgccgcgcgcgccgtcccGGACGCCGCCCGCGCCCTGGGGTTCTCCGAGCGGTCCATGATCTGGCTGCCGAGCTCCGACCCACGGTGGAAGGCGCTGCGCGGCATCGTGGCCGCGCACGTCTTCTCCCCGCGGAGCCTCGCCGCGGTGCGCGGCGTCCGCGAACGCAAGGTGAGGGACCTGGTGGGCTacctccgcggccgcgccgggcgGGAGGTGGACGTCGGCGAGGCCGTGTACGGCGGCGTGCTCAACCTCATGTCTAGCGCCTTCTTCTCCATCGACGTCGTCGACGTGGGCGGCCAGTCGGCCCAGGGGCTACGGGAGCTCGTCGAGGCGATCGACGAGTCGATCGCGAAGCCGAACGTCTCGGACCTTCTCCCTTTCCTCCGGCGGCTCGACCTGCAAGGATGGCGCCGCTGGGCAGGCCGTCGCTACGAGGAGATCTTTCGCTTCCTGGATGGCATAATCGACCGCCGGCTGGCCGAGGCCTCCTCGTCCAGGGACACGCACGGCGACTTCCTCGACGCGCTCGTCGAGCTCCTGTCCACCGGCAAGATCACCCGTGACAACCTGACGACCATCCTGTACGACGTCTTCGCCGCCGGGAGCGACACTATCGCGATCACGGTCGAGTGGGCGATGGCCGAGCTGCTCCGGAACCCGAGCACCATGGCTAGGGTGCGcgcggagctcgacgccgcTTTCGGCAGCAAAGCAACCGTCGAGGAGCCGGACGCCGCGAGCCTGCCGTACCTCCAGGCCGTGGTGAAGGAGGCGATGCGGCTGCACCCGGTGGCGCCGATACTGCTACCCCATCTGGCCGTGGAGGACGGCGTCGGGGTCGGCGGCTACACGGTGCGCAAGGGAAGCACCGTGATCTTCAACGCCTGGGCGATAATGCGCGATCCGGGGGTGTGGGAGAGGCCGGACGAGTTCTTGCCGGAGCGGTTCTTGGACAAGGCGGCCGGTGTGGAGTTCAGGGGGAAGGACTTCGAGTTCATCCCGTTTGGGGCCGGTCGGAGGCTGTGCCCCGGCCTGCCGATGGCAGAGCGTGTCGTGCCGCACATAGTGGCATCGTTGCTGCACGGGTTTGATTGGCGCCTGCCAGTGGGTGTGTCCCCGAAGCAATTGGACTTGAACTTTAGCGAAAGATTTACCACTGTGAATGTACTGGCCGTCCCACTAAGGGCGGTGCCCGTTGTAAGAACGTAG